The following proteins come from a genomic window of Streptomyces sp. NBC_01716:
- a CDS encoding beta-ketoacyl-[acyl-carrier-protein] synthase family protein, translating into MTWDITGTGAIANIGGTPGQIFDALCAGQETRNPLRAFDNTKYRTRHAYEIDDRAGSRDEPWRATKWLILAVRQALADAGLSDDLSRTPVLVGTTLREQRSTELWWTEGVPVRPSDLHFGGALREAFGAVSTYTFANACSASLYALGLATDMLDGGMTDTVVVAGSDSLTESAFGMLDRVQNESPQELRPFDVTHKGMLMGEGAVAVVLQRPGTHDRRPSARLTGVSMNCDARHATAPDPDGVRAAVLDAHRRAGVSSEDIDLVMLHGSGTPRNDETEAAVLSEVFAGTGHDRAPLMTAIKSMTGHTLGGSGLLSLVVAVLAMERSTVPPVFGLADPIEEAAGLSLVRGGAAAADITTAQINAFGLGGINAVALVGAAA; encoded by the coding sequence GTGACCTGGGACATCACCGGCACGGGTGCGATCGCCAACATCGGCGGCACACCCGGGCAGATATTCGACGCGCTCTGCGCCGGGCAGGAGACGCGCAACCCGCTCAGGGCCTTCGACAACACCAAGTACCGCACCCGCCACGCTTATGAGATCGACGACCGCGCCGGTTCACGCGACGAGCCCTGGCGGGCGACCAAGTGGCTGATCCTCGCGGTCCGGCAGGCTCTCGCCGACGCGGGTCTGTCCGATGACCTCTCCCGGACGCCGGTGCTCGTCGGTACGACGCTGCGGGAGCAGCGCAGTACGGAACTGTGGTGGACCGAGGGTGTCCCCGTCCGCCCCTCCGACCTCCACTTCGGCGGCGCCCTGCGCGAGGCGTTCGGGGCTGTCTCCACGTACACCTTCGCCAACGCCTGTTCCGCCTCGCTGTACGCACTGGGTCTGGCCACCGACATGCTCGACGGCGGCATGACCGACACGGTCGTGGTCGCGGGCTCGGACTCCCTCACCGAGAGCGCCTTCGGAATGCTGGACCGGGTGCAGAACGAATCGCCGCAAGAACTGCGGCCGTTCGATGTGACGCACAAGGGCATGCTGATGGGCGAGGGGGCGGTGGCGGTCGTCCTCCAGCGCCCGGGTACGCACGACCGGCGTCCGTCCGCGCGGCTGACCGGCGTCAGCATGAACTGCGACGCCCGGCACGCCACCGCGCCCGACCCCGACGGCGTACGCGCGGCGGTTCTCGACGCCCATCGGCGGGCCGGGGTCAGCTCCGAGGACATCGACCTGGTGATGCTGCACGGCAGCGGTACGCCGCGTAACGACGAGACCGAGGCCGCCGTCCTCTCCGAGGTGTTCGCGGGTACGGGCCACGACCGCGCCCCTTTGATGACGGCCATCAAATCCATGACGGGTCACACCCTCGGCGGATCCGGACTGCTCAGTCTGGTCGTCGCCGTGCTGGCGATGGAGCGGAGCACCGTCCCGCCGGTGTTCGGGCTCGCCGACCCCATCGAGGAGGCGGCCGGGCTCAGCCTGGTCCGTGGCGGGGCCGCCGCGGCCGACATCACGACGGCGCAGATCAACGCGTTCGGCCTGGGCGGCATCAACGCGGTCGCGCTGGTCGGGGCGGCGGCATGA
- a CDS encoding beta-ketoacyl synthase N-terminal-like domain-containing protein — translation MTDTAMTRAAAEETVVTGVGLAVPGLRSVGDLLADRLPEDGFFDPVTALKGREMRHKDRASRLALYAAEQALADAGLLDVKGRLLGTGDATAVVVSSNLGSLQTVCDFTDTISRETVIGLSPLGLPQTSSNVVAGWVAIRYGLRGPNLTVCNGATSGLDALHWARNLIQAGRCRRAVVVGVEPATEHVDKLLGTTAPDVACAVVLESAAEASVRVAAPASVRVAAPASVHRPRVYARLAAYTRGAELAPTVADTESLAPAPVGLRLTGAPAQPPTTGPETNLDLTARLGDCSGALGVLQAAVAAVHIRTHGTKAVLAFTGGGDFDDAAAALLLTGGDTE, via the coding sequence ATGACCGACACCGCGATGACGCGCGCCGCGGCGGAGGAGACCGTGGTCACCGGTGTCGGGCTCGCCGTACCCGGGCTGCGGTCCGTGGGCGACCTGCTCGCCGACCGGCTGCCCGAGGACGGCTTCTTCGATCCGGTGACGGCCTTGAAGGGCCGGGAGATGCGGCACAAGGACCGCGCCTCACGGCTCGCCCTGTACGCCGCCGAACAGGCGCTCGCCGACGCCGGCCTTCTTGACGTGAAAGGGCGCCTTCTCGGGACGGGCGACGCCACCGCCGTGGTGGTCAGCTCCAACCTGGGCTCGTTGCAGACGGTCTGCGACTTCACCGACACCATCTCCCGCGAGACGGTGATCGGGCTGAGTCCCCTCGGTCTGCCGCAGACGTCGAGCAATGTCGTCGCCGGCTGGGTCGCCATCCGCTACGGGCTGCGCGGACCCAACCTCACCGTCTGCAACGGGGCCACCAGCGGTCTGGACGCCCTGCACTGGGCCCGGAACCTGATCCAGGCGGGGCGCTGTCGCCGAGCGGTCGTGGTCGGGGTCGAGCCCGCCACCGAACACGTCGACAAGCTGCTCGGCACCACGGCCCCCGACGTGGCGTGCGCCGTGGTGCTCGAATCGGCGGCCGAGGCGTCCGTACGGGTTGCCGCGCCCGCCTCCGTACGGGTTGCCGCGCCCGCCTCCGTACATAGGCCACGCGTGTACGCGCGCCTGGCGGCCTACACCCGTGGCGCCGAACTCGCGCCCACGGTCGCGGACACCGAGTCCCTGGCTCCCGCCCCCGTCGGACTCCGCCTCACCGGCGCTCCGGCACAACCGCCGACCACCGGGCCGGAAACGAACCTGGATCTCACGGCGCGACTGGGAGATTGCTCGGGCGCCCTGGGAGTACTTCAGGCCGCCGTCGCCGCCGTTCACATCCGGACGCACGGAACGAAGGCAGTGCTCGCATTCACAGGAGGCGGCGACTTCGATGACGCGGCTGCCGCCCTTCTGCTGACCGGTGGAGACACCGAATGA
- a CDS encoding acyl carrier protein has protein sequence MESAVDVEELRTIVAESLELEPEEVGDSDHFAEDLDMDSLMVLEISSRLEQRYGISVKDSAIGSVRNLPELRDLVDSLLTEGSVA, from the coding sequence ATGGAATCAGCAGTGGACGTCGAGGAACTGCGCACGATCGTCGCCGAGTCCCTCGAACTGGAACCCGAAGAGGTGGGTGACAGCGACCACTTCGCCGAGGACCTCGACATGGACTCGCTGATGGTGCTGGAGATATCGTCCCGGCTGGAGCAGCGCTACGGCATATCGGTCAAGGACTCCGCCATCGGGTCCGTCCGGAATCTTCCCGAATTGCGCGATCTGGTCGATTCCCTGCTGACCGAAGGTTCGGTGGCGTGA
- the fabG gene encoding 3-oxoacyl-ACP reductase FabG, whose product MTGKQIALVSGGSRGIGRAVVTRLAQDGFDVAFCYRSRSDDAKLTEMEAADYGSRVFAQQVDVADADESRAFLAATEDELGPVDAVVTAAGITRDKPLATMEDAQWNDVLTTNLDGNYHICRPAIERMVSRRTGNLVTLSSIAGVHGSVGQTNYSAAKAGIIGFTMAVAKEYGRFGIRANTVAPGFIETEMTAQVSDRARKKYLGQIPLSRFGTSDEVADLVSFLLSKRASYITGQVLGIDGGLVM is encoded by the coding sequence GTGACCGGCAAGCAGATCGCCCTGGTGAGCGGAGGTTCCCGGGGAATCGGCCGGGCGGTGGTGACCAGACTGGCCCAGGACGGATTCGACGTCGCGTTCTGCTATCGCTCCCGCTCCGACGACGCCAAGCTGACCGAGATGGAGGCGGCCGACTACGGATCCCGTGTCTTCGCCCAGCAGGTCGATGTCGCCGACGCGGACGAGAGCCGTGCCTTTCTCGCGGCGACGGAGGACGAACTCGGTCCGGTCGACGCCGTGGTGACGGCAGCCGGCATCACCCGGGACAAGCCGCTGGCGACGATGGAGGACGCGCAGTGGAATGACGTGCTGACGACCAATCTGGACGGCAATTACCACATCTGCCGTCCCGCCATAGAGCGCATGGTCAGCCGTCGGACGGGCAATCTGGTGACGCTGTCCTCGATCGCGGGCGTCCATGGAAGTGTCGGTCAGACCAACTACTCCGCCGCCAAGGCCGGGATCATCGGCTTCACCATGGCCGTGGCGAAGGAGTACGGCAGATTCGGCATCCGGGCCAACACCGTGGCGCCGGGATTCATCGAGACGGAGATGACGGCCCAGGTGTCCGACAGGGCCAGGAAGAAGTATCTCGGCCAGATCCCGCTGTCGCGGTTCGGCACCTCGGACGAGGTGGCCGATCTGGTCTCGTTCCTCCTGTCCAAGCGTGCCTCCTACATCACCGGCCAAGTCCTGGGTATCGACGGCGGGTTGGTGATGTGA
- a CDS encoding thioesterase II family protein, producing the protein MRPAGPLGPVTRRRPVDDPAVRLFFFHHAGGSHLLYRGWTRHFPEDWDICLLDAPGRGNAQALPLIGDCADLVAFFDKALTPLLNRPFAFFGHSVGARVAYEFACRLAEEGRELPLWLGVSSFRAPQPGSVGPPLSRSLRSDAELRDWLGSTGGIPERLLTDDNLWKAFAPLMRSDLGLADSWDRDTLGPPLPVPLTVFSGSDDTVVARHKLDRWPQLTDNFLGTHTYSGGHFYLNDHREPLVARVTETVRALLGSQPGGDQPAS; encoded by the coding sequence GTGAGACCCGCAGGCCCGCTCGGCCCGGTCACCCGGCGCCGGCCCGTCGACGACCCGGCGGTGCGCCTCTTCTTCTTCCACCACGCGGGCGGCTCGCATCTGCTCTACCGCGGCTGGACGCGGCATTTCCCGGAAGACTGGGACATCTGTCTGCTGGACGCGCCGGGGCGGGGGAACGCGCAGGCGCTCCCTCTCATCGGCGACTGCGCCGACCTCGTGGCCTTCTTCGACAAGGCGCTCACGCCGCTGCTGAACCGGCCGTTCGCCTTCTTCGGCCACAGTGTGGGTGCCCGTGTCGCCTACGAGTTCGCGTGCCGTCTCGCGGAGGAGGGACGCGAACTGCCCCTCTGGCTGGGGGTGTCGTCCTTCCGCGCACCGCAGCCGGGTTCGGTGGGGCCACCGCTGAGCCGCAGTCTGAGGTCCGACGCCGAGTTACGTGACTGGCTCGGGAGCACCGGCGGCATTCCGGAGCGGTTGCTGACCGACGACAACCTGTGGAAGGCGTTCGCTCCGCTCATGCGCAGCGATCTGGGACTTGCCGACAGCTGGGACCGGGACACTCTCGGACCCCCTCTGCCGGTGCCGCTGACCGTCTTCAGCGGGTCGGACGACACTGTCGTGGCGCGCCACAAGTTGGACCGCTGGCCCCAGCTGACGGACAACTTCCTTGGGACGCACACCTATTCGGGAGGGCATTTCTATCTGAACGACCACCGCGAGCCGTTGGTCGCGCGCGTCACCGAGACGGTACGCGCCCTGCTGGGCTCCCAGCCGGGCGGGGATCAGCCGGCATCCTGA
- a CDS encoding alpha/beta hydrolase family protein translates to MSEPTYPADALSSPSPVLSVAPVVLPAPGRAVDLAVRVSAPVTGSDLPVILLSHGQGYSNNLSSMNGYAPLAHFWAAHGFVVIQPTHLSSTTLSLPPETPGAPLFWRSRAEDMTRVLDGLDAIEAAVPQLTGRLDRSRVAVAGHSMGGHTASLLLGARLTDPDDGTVVNLAEPRIKAGVLLATTGSGGDALTEYVAENLPFLLTPDFSMMATPTLVVAGDKDASAHLTVRGPDWHADPYVLSPGPKSLLTLFDAEHGLGGVSGYDVAETTDENPERVSAIQKLTWAYLRTELYPGDSAWKSASDELAAGPNPLGRVESRVG, encoded by the coding sequence ATGAGTGAACCGACCTACCCGGCCGACGCCCTCAGCTCACCCTCTCCCGTCCTCTCGGTCGCTCCGGTCGTGCTGCCGGCTCCCGGCCGGGCCGTGGACCTGGCGGTACGAGTCTCCGCACCCGTAACCGGGAGCGATCTGCCGGTCATCCTCCTCTCGCACGGCCAGGGGTACTCGAACAACCTCTCCTCGATGAACGGCTACGCCCCCCTCGCCCATTTCTGGGCGGCACACGGCTTCGTCGTGATCCAGCCCACCCACCTCAGCTCCACCACCCTGAGCCTGCCTCCCGAGACGCCCGGGGCGCCTCTGTTCTGGCGCTCGCGGGCCGAGGACATGACGCGCGTACTCGACGGGCTCGACGCGATCGAGGCCGCCGTCCCGCAGCTCACCGGGCGCCTGGACCGGAGCAGGGTCGCCGTCGCCGGGCACTCGATGGGCGGGCACACCGCGAGCCTGCTGCTCGGCGCCAGGCTCACCGATCCGGACGACGGGACGGTGGTGAACCTGGCCGAGCCCCGGATCAAGGCGGGTGTGCTTCTCGCCACGACCGGCAGCGGCGGCGACGCCCTCACCGAGTACGTGGCCGAGAACCTTCCCTTCCTCCTGACCCCGGACTTCTCCATGATGGCGACGCCCACACTCGTGGTCGCCGGCGACAAGGACGCCTCCGCCCATCTGACGGTCCGGGGCCCGGACTGGCACGCCGATCCGTACGTCCTCTCCCCCGGCCCCAAGTCCCTGCTCACGCTGTTCGACGCCGAGCACGGGCTCGGCGGGGTGTCCGGATACGACGTCGCCGAGACCACCGACGAGAACCCCGAGCGGGTTTCCGCGATCCAGAAGCTCACCTGGGCCTATCTCCGCACGGAGCTCTATCCCGGGGATTCGGCGTGGAAGTCGGCGTCCGACGAACTGGCCGCCGGCCCGAACCCGCTCGGACGGGTGGAGTCCAGGGTCGGCTGA
- a CDS encoding geranyl diphosphate 2-C-methyltransferase — protein MDSSVTSTDRTTVAPTTRASVFIPSPVTPYQGDIARYWDHEARPVNLRLGDVDGLYHHHYGIGDVDHDALGRPEDSAYEKKLIAELHRLESAQAELLLDHLGDIGRDDTLVDAGCGRGGSMVMAHQRFGCKVEGVTLSAKQADFGNRRARELGIQDHVQARVRNMLDMPFESGLAAASWNNESSMYVDLHDLFAEHSRVLRPGGRYVTITGCWNPRYGQPSKWVSQINAHFECNIHSRREYLRAMADNRLVPQTVVDLTPDTLPYWELRATSSLVTGIEEAFINSYNDGSFQYVLIAADRV, from the coding sequence ATGGACTCATCTGTGACCAGCACTGACCGCACGACCGTCGCCCCCACCACCCGCGCCTCCGTGTTCATCCCCTCCCCGGTGACTCCCTACCAGGGGGACATCGCGCGCTACTGGGACCACGAGGCGAGGCCCGTGAATCTGCGTCTCGGCGATGTCGACGGCCTGTACCACCATCACTACGGCATCGGCGACGTCGACCACGACGCCCTGGGCCGGCCCGAGGACAGCGCGTACGAGAAGAAGCTGATCGCCGAACTTCACCGCCTGGAGTCGGCGCAGGCCGAACTCCTCCTGGACCACCTCGGCGACATCGGGCGCGACGACACGCTCGTGGACGCCGGCTGCGGCAGGGGCGGTTCGATGGTCATGGCCCACCAGCGCTTCGGGTGCAAGGTCGAGGGCGTCACACTCTCGGCGAAGCAGGCGGACTTCGGCAACCGGCGCGCCCGTGAACTCGGCATCCAGGACCATGTCCAGGCCCGCGTCCGCAACATGCTGGACATGCCCTTCGAGTCCGGGCTGGCCGCGGCCTCGTGGAACAACGAGTCGAGCATGTACGTCGACCTGCACGACCTCTTCGCCGAGCACTCCCGCGTCCTTCGGCCCGGTGGGCGCTATGTGACCATCACCGGCTGCTGGAACCCCCGTTACGGCCAGCCGTCCAAGTGGGTGTCCCAGATCAACGCGCACTTCGAGTGCAACATCCACTCCCGCCGGGAGTATCTGCGGGCCATGGCCGACAACCGCCTCGTACCGCAGACGGTCGTCGACCTGACTCCCGACACCCTGCCCTACTGGGAGCTGCGTGCCACGTCGTCACTGGTCACCGGCATCGAGGAAGCGTTCATCAACTCCTACAACGACGGCTCCTTCCAGTACGTCCTGATCGCGGCCGACCGCGTCTAG
- a CDS encoding family 2 encapsulin nanocompartment cargo protein terpene cyclase: MTPPPFSCPTHSASWRTCRSPAGTAKEPWMPDPELSPPRLSLPGPDLERILRGPSGLGTSGLYFARPEAPEPKPEQAQAQAEGNPIPGLYHHPVPEPDPVRVEEVSGRIKAWALDEVDLYPDDWEDQFDGFSVGRYMVACHPDAPTVDHLMLATRLMVAENAVDDCYCEDHGGSPIGLGGRLLLAHTALDPLHTTEEYEPRWALSLQSDAPRRAYRSAMEYFTREASPSQADRLRHDMARLHMGYLAEGAWAQQDHVPEVWEYLAMRQFNNFRPCPTITDTVGGYELPADLHARPDMQRVIALAGNATTIVNDLYSYTKELAAPGRHLNLPVVIAEREDLSERDAYLKAVEVHNDLMHGFESAAAALAAACPVPSVQRFLRGVAVWVDGNHHWHRTNTYRYSLPDFW, encoded by the coding sequence ATTACTCCGCCGCCGTTCTCGTGCCCGACGCACTCGGCGTCCTGGAGAACGTGCAGATCGCCGGCCGGCACGGCTAAGGAGCCATGGATGCCCGACCCTGAACTCTCCCCACCGCGATTGAGCCTGCCCGGCCCAGACCTGGAGCGGATCCTGCGTGGCCCGAGCGGACTGGGCACGTCCGGCCTCTACTTCGCCCGCCCCGAGGCGCCGGAGCCGAAACCGGAGCAGGCGCAGGCGCAGGCGGAAGGCAACCCGATCCCCGGTCTCTACCACCACCCGGTGCCGGAGCCCGACCCCGTACGGGTGGAGGAGGTCAGCGGCCGGATCAAGGCCTGGGCGCTGGACGAGGTCGACCTGTATCCCGACGACTGGGAGGACCAGTTCGACGGCTTCTCCGTGGGGCGCTACATGGTCGCCTGCCATCCGGACGCCCCCACCGTCGACCATCTGATGCTCGCCACCCGCCTGATGGTCGCCGAGAACGCGGTGGACGACTGCTACTGCGAGGACCACGGAGGTTCACCGATCGGCCTCGGCGGGCGCCTTCTGCTGGCGCACACCGCACTCGACCCCCTGCATACGACGGAGGAGTACGAGCCGCGGTGGGCACTGTCGCTCCAGTCGGACGCGCCCCGCCGCGCCTACCGCTCCGCCATGGAGTACTTCACCCGGGAGGCCAGCCCCTCCCAGGCCGACCGACTCCGGCACGACATGGCCCGGCTGCACATGGGCTACCTCGCCGAGGGCGCCTGGGCGCAGCAGGACCACGTCCCCGAGGTGTGGGAGTACCTGGCGATGCGTCAGTTCAACAACTTCCGCCCCTGTCCCACCATCACGGACACCGTCGGAGGATACGAACTGCCGGCGGACCTGCACGCCCGGCCCGACATGCAGCGGGTCATCGCACTCGCGGGGAACGCCACCACCATCGTCAACGACCTGTACTCGTACACCAAGGAACTGGCCGCCCCCGGCCGTCATCTGAACCTGCCGGTGGTCATCGCCGAACGTGAGGACCTGTCCGAACGCGACGCCTATCTGAAGGCGGTCGAGGTCCACAACGACCTCATGCACGGCTTCGAGTCTGCAGCCGCGGCTCTCGCCGCCGCCTGCCCCGTCCCGAGCGTGCAGCGCTTTCTGCGCGGAGTGGCCGTCTGGGTCGACGGCAACCACCACTGGCACCGGACCAACACCTACCGCTACAGCCTGCCCGACTTCTGGTAA
- a CDS encoding family 2B encapsulin nanocompartment shell protein, protein MTVDTGPEAQLDSPPQSSLSTAAARNLATTSKSAPQMQEITSRWLLRTLPWVETKGGVYRVNRRLSYTVGDGRVEFVQDGAAVRVIPRELGELALLHGFDDVGVLTAIADRCVQRDFRAGETLVERGTPAEQIHLIAHGRISQTSVGKYGDETAVAVLADGDHFGENSLLDADARWDCTATAETAGTLLTLDRADFAAVVSSAPGLQAHVRRFGSLPRQRQNRHGEAEIAMSAGHTGEADLPGAFVDYELKPREYELSVAQTVLKVHTRVADLYNGPMNQTEEQLRLTVEALRERQEYELINNREFGLLHNADFKQRIQPHSGPPTPDDLDELLSRRRGSKVFLAHPKAIAAIGREFNRRGLYPDHVDLGGQQVPAWRGVPILPCGKIPITKEKTSSILVMRTGEDNQGVIGLRQTGLPDELEPGLSVRFMGIDEKSIISYLVSTYYSAAVLVPDALGVLENVQIAGRHG, encoded by the coding sequence ATGACTGTCGACACCGGCCCCGAGGCACAGCTGGATTCGCCCCCGCAGTCCAGCCTGAGCACGGCGGCTGCCCGTAACCTGGCCACCACCAGCAAGTCCGCCCCACAGATGCAGGAGATCACCTCCCGCTGGCTGCTGCGGACCCTTCCCTGGGTGGAGACCAAGGGCGGCGTCTACCGGGTGAACCGACGGCTGAGCTACACGGTGGGAGACGGGCGGGTCGAGTTCGTCCAGGACGGTGCCGCTGTCCGGGTGATCCCCCGCGAGCTGGGCGAACTGGCCCTGCTGCACGGCTTCGACGATGTGGGCGTGCTGACCGCGATCGCCGACCGGTGCGTCCAGCGCGACTTCCGCGCCGGCGAAACGCTGGTCGAGCGCGGTACGCCCGCCGAGCAGATCCATCTGATCGCCCACGGCCGCATCAGCCAGACCTCTGTCGGGAAGTACGGCGACGAGACGGCTGTGGCCGTCCTTGCGGACGGTGACCACTTCGGTGAGAACTCGCTCCTCGACGCGGACGCGCGGTGGGACTGCACCGCCACCGCGGAGACCGCGGGCACGCTGCTCACCCTGGACCGCGCCGACTTCGCCGCCGTGGTCTCCAGCGCGCCCGGCCTCCAGGCGCACGTACGGCGGTTCGGCTCACTTCCCCGCCAGCGGCAGAACCGCCACGGCGAGGCCGAGATCGCGATGTCGGCCGGCCACACCGGCGAGGCCGACCTGCCGGGCGCGTTCGTGGACTACGAACTGAAACCGCGCGAGTACGAACTCTCCGTCGCGCAGACCGTCCTGAAGGTCCACACCCGGGTCGCCGACCTCTACAACGGGCCGATGAACCAGACCGAGGAGCAACTCAGGCTCACCGTCGAGGCGTTGCGCGAACGCCAGGAGTACGAGCTCATCAACAACCGGGAGTTCGGTCTGCTCCACAACGCTGACTTCAAGCAGCGCATCCAGCCCCACTCCGGCCCGCCCACCCCGGACGACCTCGACGAACTGCTCAGCCGCCGCCGTGGCTCCAAGGTCTTCCTCGCCCACCCGAAGGCGATCGCGGCCATCGGCCGTGAGTTCAACCGCCGCGGCCTCTACCCGGACCATGTCGACCTCGGCGGTCAGCAGGTTCCCGCCTGGCGCGGGGTCCCGATCCTGCCCTGCGGCAAGATCCCCATCACCAAGGAGAAGACCAGCTCGATCCTGGTCATGCGCACCGGCGAGGACAACCAGGGCGTCATCGGGCTGCGCCAGACCGGACTGCCCGACGAGCTCGAACCGGGCCTGTCCGTACGGTTCATGGGCATCGACGAGAAGTCGATCATCTCCTACCTCGTCTCCACCTATTACTCCGCCGCCGTTCTCGTGCCCGACGCACTCGGCGTCCTGGAGAACGTGCAGATCGCCGGCCGGCACGGCTAA
- a CDS encoding WhiB family transcriptional regulator — MNAQLEWSGRGACRAVDPDTLFVQGQEQNRAKSVCLGCQVRTECLAYALDNREEFGVWGGMTERERRALLRRRPTVTSWRGLLETARSEHDEPGEGEGEQVPASGF; from the coding sequence ATGAACGCACAGTTGGAGTGGAGCGGACGGGGTGCCTGCCGGGCCGTCGATCCGGACACCCTGTTCGTGCAGGGTCAGGAGCAGAACAGGGCGAAGTCCGTGTGCCTGGGGTGTCAGGTGCGTACGGAGTGCCTGGCCTATGCGCTCGACAACCGGGAGGAGTTCGGTGTCTGGGGCGGCATGACCGAACGGGAGCGCCGGGCGTTGCTACGGCGAAGGCCGACCGTCACGTCCTGGCGGGGTCTGCTGGAGACCGCCCGCAGTGAACACGACGAACCCGGGGAGGGCGAGGGCGAACAGGTGCCCGCCAGTGGGTTCTAG